The Coccinella septempunctata chromosome X, icCocSept1.1, whole genome shotgun sequence nucleotide sequence AATACATTTACCGCTGTCTCTTTCCGATCTTCGTGAAAAAGGACGGTGATTCACTTCGATGAAAATTTGCACCCTATTCGAAATGTTTGCTGAAGAAAATGTGGAATGCTTTCGTAACATTGATCTATTACATACACTTCTGATATGTTGTATGGATTTAAGGGAGTTTTTTAGATGTGGAACTCTTGATTGTCTTCTACGAAAAAAATTCACAGGCAGGACTCTATTTCTCAACCGTTTCTAACACCCATATTTCCGATTCTTACAGGTCTTTGAGTTCACATGAGATGTATTCTAGCCAAATTAACGGCCCCAAATTCATCAGATTATCCCCTTTCGCCTGTCTGTCCCTTTTTCATTTCTTTATACAGCTGATTTTACTACAAAATTATTTCCTTCAAAGTTTTCGAAAGTACATATTGCTGAAGATGAAAAATGTGATGCTACTTCTCAAGacatttcgaaccgaatcttttGTCCCCATAATTGGGGACATACAACCCTAGTTAACTCCAGAAAatgttgaatgaatgaatagggAAGACTGGACCAGGGTGTAGAGTTTATTGGTTCTACTTTGGAGGTGGTGGAGGGCTCTTTATGAAAGGAACTGTACGAAGTGTAGGGTGACAACCGAATGCCTACACTATGAGCCATAATTTCATCACTCTTGATCCATCAGACTATTTGTGAAATTTGCCAACCTCAAACTCTTTCATGTTGATGCAGTTAACCCGACTGGTGACCGAACGATTCGGCTTTTATATCACAAAGGCCTAATGAACACGAAGATCCCAGTCAGGAAAGTTGTTAATTTTCTTTCGGATAGGCTCTGTAATTCCTCCGTTGCTTCGGTGAATTTCGGTCCCAAAACGAAATAAATTATATAGAACCGAAAATTGACCCCCGAGACCTGGGAGGAAAATGTCGGACAGTTCGTATGGGACCCTCGGGGGCCAGCTAAGAGTATGACCCGCGTGTTAGGTAATCGAAGAGTGCAATCACGCCCCTCGTCATTCTTAAGTGATATGCATATCGAAGCCGGTTTCTGGAACTCGGTCCAGTGCCCAGGACGCACTGGGGAATGGGGAGAGATACCGATTTTTTAATGGGACACTGTCAATGTTGAACGGGAAGAAGAAGTCTTTCCTCATTGttgaactcgaagaagtagaaTTTTTTCTTAAATCTAAAAAATACATGCTTCACTGTCAAGTATCGTTTTCATCGATTCACATAAATTCAGCTTAATTTCCTTGGACATGAAAACACCAAATTCGATGTTTCTTCTTAATTTTTGTCACCGTCGAAAAATAGACTAAAGAACcaaaatatatttgaattattgaattaCAGGCCATATTCCAATGTTTCGCGTGTCACTGTTGGGAGCGGAATTCCGCAAACATGATTCAAATCGAGAAAAATAACCCCATTTATTCAGGGATGAATATTTCAGTACCATTATCGCATAACTCGATTATTTGTTCATGttgtgaaacaaaaaattcctaTAACGTTGTTTCCATATGAATTGTGAAAATTGGAAGTATACGCCAATCGTACATCCAAGAATTTTCATGTTATTCGGAATATTTTGTGTTGTGATGTTTCGTTGCATACTGCCAACGACCATGAAAATTTCCCCTGTTTCCAGGCTATCGGAGCgggaaaattttttcaacatcacgatttcaatctgaaatttcgAATTGAACGGTTTCGATAGCAAGAAAACATTCGCTGAAATCgatcattttgaattttgacatttttttttaacaaactgcaacggaatgtttatttttttttcttcagttgtGTCCATGCATGTTACAAAACTACTTATTTCACATAATGTCACTGCAGTTCTAGAAAATGGGTGGATTTCATTCCGATTAAATTAAGATGCGCACGTGATGAGAAGCCAAAGATtatgataaaaaaattctcGTTTGGTTCGTCGCAAGAAAAGAGCGCCATTCACCATGTTCGGACCAAAGTTTCGTTAATCGGCGAAACTATAAATTAATTTCTTATTGTGATGCCGAGAATTCCCATTTGACAGCAGTTAATAACTCACACCGTCGATGTGGGTGGTCACTGTAATAAGTGATCTTTATAAGCTATTATTGCTCTCActtattattcattttgttcTCACACGCCTTGGCACGCATTCTTCTCCGAAATAAAGCACATAGCGCCCTGTTTGAAGACATAACAACGCCGTttatgaagttctcagattgtGTGCGTTCCACTACCTTCCCGTAAAAATTCCGTATTCGCTCAAATAACACCGAGCTAGGATGTGGTGGAAGACGTAGGTATTCTTCCATAAATCGAATTCTTCCAGTCTGACACAAATTCATAAATATTCTTGCCCTTCGTTTAAGAATAGATATCAAGTGAATTTCATTATAAGCGTCCTAAAACTGAGAAGATCCAGTGCACTCTTTCATTCACGTCAAAATAGGGGATGATTCGACGGCTTTCTCATTGGAACGGAAATTGCGAGACTTTCTGACATCAGATAAAGAATAATTCACACCGTGTTGCCCATTCTGCCGGATTAAAAATGTCGTCTAACTCATATTTCAGCAGGCAACATATTTTCATCAGTCGCTCCATGATATACCACATAAAATACGCCGGATAGTTTAATTTTCGTCGCTGCTTGTATGAATATGAAGCTCCCGGTGACATGGGAACTTCTACAACTTttaatttgtttacagaaaacTTAAAACAACGTTTCGGTGCATCCCAACACTCTAATGAAGTTATATAGGTCGCATAAAACAATGTACTGgcataatttgaaaattttatcaggaattgaatcaacaaagtaccCTTGAACTGTCAACTTCGTGTTGATACAGCACGAATTTATGTGGGGCTACAAAGCATTCGGGTTGGATTGTATGCTTGAGCTTGAATCGCTTCAACCGGAGTTGAAATGGTTTTGGAAATTAGGATTTGGGTATTCGACTTCTGATATTGAAGTGAATAACGAGTGCGTACCTGTTTCATATGAACTGAAATCAATCATTGGATTCTTATTTGTCTCCCCTCATCTCATCTCCAATTTATCTGAGTTATTCCGTGATCTTGTCAATTAGAAAATAGAATAAAACTCTGAAAATCCCATCAAGTCATTCGGATTTTGAtactgatgaaaaattcaataatgccATTGTGAACTGAGATGTTCGTTTGCTCATTTTCCTGCTTGTTCACTTTCGACTAACGTCGATTTTTTTCCACGATAAACAACGATGGAAAAGCTGCTGACTTCTGCATACGGAGACGTTAAAGTTCCGATTCAATTCGTCACCGGTGGAAAATTCTTCGCCGAGCGTAAATAATGGCACCGTTACAAATGAAAACCCAATTATCCTCGAATTAATTGAATGTGTGCTTCAAGCCCTCTGGGCGGTGATTGGATTTTTTTCATTCGCAAACATCGCCTGATTGCTAATTCTTCTTACGCCGTATAGTGGctgaaatttatttttgctCGCTCCACTATTTTACGTCAGcgggagaaaaaaaaatgtttcgctAATTATCGAAAGGGGGTTGTCGCATTTTCCTATGGAAGTTAGACACCGGCCTTGGATTGTCGAGGCTGTTTGCACTGAAACATTATCCGTCTGAGGAGTTGACCTTCCTATGGGAAATCGAAGATttgataagtttttttttcactttcgaTTTGATCTTCTCCTTGTTCCACGTGCGGTTCGTCCACTAGACTGAACCGAGGCCTTGTTGTTGACAAAAGTGCCAAAAGTCGATAGGGGGAGTCCCTCTCAACGTAGGAATagtgggtgttgtgtttcctcTGTAAGGTTAGTACAGGTAAACAGAATATGTTCAACATTTCCATCAGCAACCAATAAGTCCCATTTTCTTTAAATCTTTATTGATCAGGTGGCCAGTCCTTGCACTAGTCACAGACTCAGCTGTTTTCCCTCAAGAGCCAGAggttttttgacctcagactCGGAGgacggtctctcaatgagaagcccttagggacaattaccctgtaTGGTTTGACGTAGTAGAAGCGTGGTCCCCTTATGGAGAAAGGAGGCATTGGCATCTTCCACCATCATCGCGTGTCCCCGAAACAGATTCGATCAGTAAAGATaacatttcgaaataattaaCCGCGTTTTATAAATCGGGATTCAGCGGTAACGCACTTTGCAACACATACGACTGCATAACATACTCGTGTTTCGCGCTGAATTTGGATTTTGAGATCGGAATTTGGAGTCGACAAACGATGGCTGAATTTCAGTCCGGACTGATTATCGAAACTTGTTAACTTCTGACGGAAACACACCCTTCGGCGTAATGGAACTACTCCGGGGTAACAGGTGCGTGAGTCAAATTACAATTATAATTTGATAGTGTGGACGAGACAGACTTTTCCCCTCTTAGTGGGGAGGTAATCATCGTATTTGGAATTATAAATTGAATCGGATCAATTGTTACGTTCATTAGCAGGATTAATTTCAGCGACTGGACGGATGATAACAGCAATAGGCCCCTGAAACTGATCGTATTTTTGCCGATATCGTTTGATGAATAGCTAATTGCTGGCTTCTTGCTCGTCTGGCCTGGCTTTTCACTGGTATTGGCGGCGCTTTAGACGCCAATTTCGTTGGCCCAAATATTAACGATATCCCTGAAATGGATattggaaaattaaaaaaattattttcggtaGAATCACCGGTTCGATATGCGAAGGGCGTTTAATATTCGAACGAATTCTGTATTCAGCGATCACAATACTTgatcgaaaataatttccttcGAAATTGACGGAATTTTCAGTACATGTTTAAAAATCGAACATGTTGATTTTATTTCGGGCAAACACCTTCGGAGTTTGAGTGTGCACTCACGCGCTATAAATAATTCACTAATTTATATACACATACGCTCCGGTAGAATGCTTTTAAATAATGATATATGACAGGAATTCATTCGCGTTTGTGACACAGTAGCGACGGAACTGAGACTCTTAAAAACGTTTAAAAGATGGCATCACATCGTGTTCCCCGACTTGAACGTCTGCGTGGATATTACATTCCGGCATATTTACCCTCGCGTCTATTAAAATTTCAGTGCCGGCCTATTTTCAACCCCTCCTGATCACCCTGTGCATACCGAGCAATTGGGAAGACGTCGAGATAATCCACAATCGAAACCTGAGCGGAATTGAAAAGCTGAAGAAGTCCACCTCAGTTTGCCAGCTATATTTTTGATGtttctgttgtttttttttgcacaATAGCTGGCCGAGaatatcgaattgaaaatttcagttgTTCCTACATTACTGGATGTAACCACTTCGCATTAGTATATAAACATTGAGGAATTCTTAAGAACCAACTTTTGCTACGGTGTGAATTGATCTGGGAATTGTGAATGTTCCACTCGAAGAAATATCTTCCATATTTCATCCGTGAACATGCTGACGATAGATAAGTATCCGCTGCCGTGTTGGATTACCACTTATCGAAAGATTTCTAGAAAGCCCTCATTGATTTCCAGAAGATAATACAAGTACATAGTTGAGACCGTCTGGGACAGACGCACTGATCTGTTTCACTGTTAATCGTCAACATCTACTTCGTCCATTATCTTTACACGAATTCGAATCGAACAAGCTCGTAAAACTGATCTTTTGATGCTGAACGTCAGCCattatattatttcatattgCCTAGGAACACTCCGCGAATCTCTTTATTGGAATTGAAACTGGTATTAATTTTGCTGGTATTTAACCGGCCATTTATTGCTGAATAATTCAATCCGAGTTAAGCTCGCCTTGTTTGtattccaaataaattatcGAGCTAATTATCTAATGTGACTTAATTATGGCATGCGTTATTTTGTATTGGCCTTTAATTCCACGCAGCGGGATTTGGCAACTTCTCGTGAAAACACACGCTACGATCTTTTTGTAGCCGTTCCTGGGAAGAAATATGCACCTAAATCGGAATTGTTTACAATCTCCGTTCGGATGTTAATAAATTTTTGCTGGCAGCACGAACGGACACTGGTTTTGTATGGATCTGCTCGACAAGAGAGCTGCTCAATTGTTCAATTCGCAGTTGGTCATTTTTTAAGCACGTGGAAGATCTTCTTATTATATTGGTTgggaatttcattcattcatatatCTATCGATTCCATTTGCCACTATTGTGCCGAGGAGTAGGTTTTCGTAAACGttagttttttcgaaaaataattaacTGCTTTAATCAAATTTCGAATACGTTTTGTAATTGCCACGTTGTTCCCATAAACACAATGGTAAACGTTGTTCTGACAAACAATAACATAGTTCTGCTTTCAATGTGACAGATCTTAGCTTAGTGGCAGTGACTTCAGGAAACCTCCCGTGGATGTTATTGTTCTTCAAGCCAAGTCCTGTATAACATTCGAACTGAATTAGGTTATATCCATTGAATAATCATAATGCGAGAATTTGCGACAGGGTAGATTTCAATGTTCAGGGCTGATATGGCAATTCCAATTTAGCCACGTCCTTCGCCCCTAAATTAAGGTTCAGGTACACTTCATGTAATTCAATTTCCCTGCTTTATACAGGCTTTCTATTAAACGAGGGCTACCAGTCGTGGTGAGGGAAACCATTCAAGTAAGAAGTTTGTATAAAACATGGGTAGCTGTTTAATTCGGTGGAAATTATTCAGTAGGATAGGGTATCTGAAACTAGAGTTCAGTTCACTACAAAATCGTTCGACGTTCTAGCCTTTGAAGATAGGTATACATGCCGTCATCAAAATTGGGGAGATAATGTTCGATTTATTGGATGAAACTGATCAGAGAAAATTCCAATCTCAGGAATCATATTTTATGTTCCCATAAATCGATTGTATGGATTCATAATTTTCCACCAGATTTGTTTATCATACAGGAAAATTATCCttatattcacttcattagtAGCGGAATATATCGATTTAATTCCAATCAACTTTTTTCAGGAATAAGGTAAAAATGGGACCTTATTAGGTTCGTTTCATagatttttgttgattttgttctCCGACTTGACTATCATCAAGAAATCTGGCAGTGACGTAACCGCTTTGCCTTCGAATCTAATCGTACTGAAATCAGGgataataaatcaatttttcacgattgaaTTGTATGAATGACTGTATATCTTTTATAACGTCATGTGAATTTTAGTTAGTGAAAATGCCCATTGTGTGAACGTCGGCCATACGTGATGAAGGCTCATTAAACCGTTTCATTAACGTCCTTGGAGTCATCTACCATTTCATAGGATGGCGTATGGTTCATCTAACAGATGTTACATACTTGCTTTACATCAGTTAGGGCAGCgtttttttcctgaaaattcAGTATCCCGTATCTGAATGACTCCTTTCAATTGGCTGGATATAAGCCACCGAACTAACACGCTGCGGACGAAAAACAATACCCGTTCAATAGTGAAAGTGAGCAAAAACACTCAATTGAGTGGTGGCGACGAGAACAATGAGAAGCGAGTACGTTTTGGCTGGAGAACTCGGCCAACGAACAACCCCTTGCAATTCATTGAATGGGTAAATAGCGGTCCAACATTCAGCCGCTGGTGTTACTCTGAAAATACCGAAATACACAGTGTTCATCGTCATTATACGTCGAATGGGCCATGGAAATTGTGTCCGTTGTATGTACTCGTATACACAGTGAGTAAAGAGCAACGTCGatatatcttcggtatttattattctgtagaaaaatgcaatttttaccTTGAATgacgcaacttttcatgtacAATTGAAGGCTGAGTCAAGGAGGTCTGGAGGGTAGTGATTGtttttaaatttcaactttCGGAGGCAGAAATAGATAGACCACTTCTTGCTGATGATGATTTGATCCTTGATgatcctcctccccacagaaacTGCTCTCGTCTGTTTCTGCTAGACCTGTTTTCATAAGGTGGTTCCTGAGGCAACATTGCCTTGTAATGGCATATTTTTGCTAAGTAGATCTCACAGTATTTTTTGGAGGGTTCCAGTCTCGAAAGGTAACTCCAGAATAATTCTCCTCAACATATCTCTCGTATACCTCAGAAAAGTTTTGGGCCATATTACCTACCCTAGGAGAAAGGTATGTTTTCGATACTACTTCAAGAACATCCACCACTTCTTGAAGTCTATGTCATTGATCTCaaaaaatcatcctcagcaactaGAGGtttatccatttctggcaccAAAAGCAACAGATATTTGTCCAACAAGTATATGGCACCCTTGTACACGATTCATTCACGATCGATTTTCTGTAAGGTCTATTTCGGTTTCCGCCACTGAATGCTTAAATTTCAAGAATTTCGCCCCGGTACAGGCAGATTGGAAATGAAGTTCGGATAATGCAATTTAAGATCATGCCGGGAGAAGTCGCCTACAATCAGAGTGCATGCATCTCACAGTGGCTTCTCCAGCCTGGCTACTAATTAATTTCAACTCTCGGGATCTGAAACTCATTGATAAGGCACTTACTTAGCGGTCGCCATGTCGCAGTTTCAATAGCGCTTAAGTAACCACTACATTCGATCTGTGACCAATAAATTCACGTATTTTTCTGATCGCTGACAATATTATTACGTAATATGCACGATGCTCTTTAATTGGAGACTATCTATTCTCTCAtctcataacaatttttcaagaCTCAACATTTTCTTTATCTTCGATTGTTTCCCACTTAGATTAGAGAATATTGCAAACTTTCCAATGAAAAAAGACAATCTATCTGCGTCTCTGCTCAATAAAAAATCACTCGATCAATATCTAATTACAAATGTCGAGAAGATTGCTATTTCGTTCAATTTTTGTTAAAAAATTGGATTAATTGTGGTGAATTTTCACTATGGAATAATTGAACACTTGGCATTCCATTCCGTACTTCTTGATGTGGAAAACTCGATACGATCGATGAACGAATACGcatttgttgttcaattttcaCGGCAAACATGAAAATGTTTCTCGTAAAGGGCCTATATATTGATGTCAGTTTTAAAAATCCAAATATTACATTCCTAGGTAATCCAAATATTGAATCAAgcagaaaatttcatttgtaaatATCATACAGCTATTGCCAATCAACTTTTATGCCAGTaagtgaaatattgaatattatatttgcTCTGCAATTTCATTCCTATGAAACGTTGGCAAACGCAATAATGATAATTCATCGTTTTAGCTCACAATACAGATTTTTTATAGGTTGGCAATTTTCGAATATGGAAATTTCTGCCTGACCCTGGGAAAGTGTACATTTTCTCGTACATATTGATGTGCGTATTCCgtaaataacgaaatttttgaTAATTCATGATTCATTGGTATTTTTTCATAGATTCCATAAACTCTTGAAATATCTCGAAAGATACAAGGTGCATGTCATTCCGttcatgaattttaatttatcaCACAAGTCTAGGTCAGCGTTCTTATCTCTATCACTCAGCTTGTCAACGGTGGATTGAAAAACTTCCTAAGGAGCTGAGACTCATATCAGTCAAACCACTGATAAAGGCTCCATTTCtgtaagaattatttttttactcCACATTTAGAagattatttttcgtaa carries:
- the LOC123321692 gene encoding uncharacterized protein LOC123321692; translation: MTPFNWLDISHRTNTLRTKNNTRSIVKVSKNTQLSGGDENNEKRVRFGWRTRPTNNPLQFIEWVNSGPTFSRWCYSENTEIHSVHRHYTSNGPWKLCPLYVLVYTLDKTDITVRVWYRVESTGGDRGQPYPMMKDDKHISL